CAGCGAGTTCCGCAGCCCCCGCGCGAGGCGTCGGCGACCGAGCGAAAAAGCCCGATACCGGGCGGCGGTTCTTCTTGGTTCGTTCTTCTCACCGAAGAGAAGAATGAACAAAAAAGCCCCTTGGATTCCCCATCGAGCGGGGAATGACAATACCCTTAAATTCTGTGAGATGCCCGGCGCACGCCTCTTGGAGGCTACTTACGCCGGTATTTGGGGCGCACGACTGCGACGCACCGCTCGTCACACTTCGGCATAAAACAACAGGTCTGCCCCGAGATCGGGGCAGACCTGTTGTTTTATGCAACGTTATCAACGAATGAAAAGGAGTTCGCGATACTTGGGCAGCGTCCACAGCCGGTCGTCGACAGCCAGTTCGAGCTTGTCGATGTGGTAACGTATCTCATCGAGTTTGGGAGCAATCACATCGTGATAGGCAATAGCCTTTTCGCGTTCACCGACGATGCGGTTGGCCACCTTGCGGGCCTCAATCAGTTCGTCGACCTTAGCCTTGATGGCGATTTCGCGCTCGGCAATGTCCTCGATGATTTCGAGGTTCTTGGCCGAGAGACGCGCAGCCTTCTCGGCGGGGAAGAGGTCGCGCATCTTGTAGACGTTGTCGATGAGGGTCGACTGGTAGGAGGTGGCCACGGGTATGATGTGGTTCATGACCAGGTCGCCCAGGACGCGAGCCTCAATCTGTATCTTCTTGGTGTAGGTTTCCCACTTGACTTCGTTGCGGGCTTCGAGCTCCTTGCGGGTCATGACGCCGGTCTCCTCGAACATCTTCACCGAGCTCTCTTTGAGGTAGTTGTCGAAGATGAGGGGCACACTCGTCTCGCAATCGAGACCGCGGCGGGCGGCTTCGGCCTTCCATTCATCGCTGTAACCGTTGCCGTCGAAATGTATGGCCTTGCACTCCTTGATGTAGCGGCGCAACACATGCAAGATGGACACCTGCTGGTCGGTGCCCTCTGCAATCAAGGCGTCGACATCGTGCTTGAACCGGGTCAACTGATGAGCCACGGCGGCATTGAGGGCAATCATGGCCGAGGCGCAGTTGGCCTCGGAACCGACGGCGCGGAACTCGAAACGGTTGCCGGTGAAGGCAAAGGGCGAGGTGCGGTTGCGGTCGGTATTGTCGATGAGCAGCTCGGGTATGAGCGGAATGTTGAGGCGCATGCCGTGTTTGCCGCCGAGCGAGGAGAAGTCGTTGTCGTCGCTCTCCTCGATATGGTCGAGCACCTGCGAGAGCTGTGAGCCGAGGAAACTCGATATGATGGCGGGAGGTGCCTCGTTGGCTCCCAGACGGTGGGCGTTGGTAGCGCTCGAAATGGAGGCTTTCAACAGGCCGTTGTGTTTGTAGACGGCCATCAGCGTGTTCACGACAAAGGTGATGAAGCGCAGGTTGTCGAGCGGTGTTTTGCCGGGGGCCATGAGCAACTCGCCGGTATCGGTACCGAGCGACCAGTTGTTGTGCTTGCCCGAGCCGTTCACCCCCTTGAAGGGTTTCTCATGCAACAGCACGCGGAAACCGTGGTTGCGGGCCAGTTTGCGCATGAGGGCCATGATGAGGAGGTTGTGGTCGTTGGCCAAGTTGCACTCCTCGTAAATGGGTGCCAACTCGAACTGGTTGGGCGCCACCTCGTTGTGACGGGTCTTGACGGGGATTCCGAATTTCAAGGCTTCGATTTCGAGCTCTTTCATGAAGGCGGCCACCCGGCTGGGAATGGCACCGAAATAGTGGTCTTCGAGCTGCTGGTTTTTGGAGCTCTCGTGCCCCATGAGGGTGCGGCCGGTCAGGAGCAAGTCGGGACGGGCGGCATAAAG
This genomic window from Candidatus Caccoplasma merdavium contains:
- a CDS encoding glutamine synthetase III, which codes for MSTLRFRVVETAFKKKPVEVPTPAEHPSEYFGKYVFNQAKMQQYLSPDVYEQLMNVICNGAPLDRSIADRIAEGMKTWAVEMGATHYTHWFAPLTEGTAEKHDSFIEPDGHGGVIQEFSGKLLAQQESDASSFPNGGIRNTFEARGYSAWDPSSPAFIVDDTLCIPTIFIAYTGESLDYKAPLLKALRAVDKAAVDVCHYFNPEVKKVYAYLGWEQEYFLVDEGLYAARPDLLLTGRTLMGHESSKNQQLEDHYFGAIPSRVAAFMKELEIEALKFGIPVKTRHNEVAPNQFELAPIYEECNLANDHNLLIMALMRKLARNHGFRVLLHEKPFKGVNGSGKHNNWSLGTDTGELLMAPGKTPLDNLRFITFVVNTLMAVYKHNGLLKASISSATNAHRLGANEAPPAIISSFLGSQLSQVLDHIEESDDNDFSSLGGKHGMRLNIPLIPELLIDNTDRNRTSPFAFTGNRFEFRAVGSEANCASAMIALNAAVAHQLTRFKHDVDALIAEGTDQQVSILHVLRRYIKECKAIHFDGNGYSDEWKAEAARRGLDCETSVPLIFDNYLKESSVKMFEETGVMTRKELEARNEVKWETYTKKIQIEARVLGDLVMNHIIPVATSYQSTLIDNVYKMRDLFPAEKAARLSAKNLEIIEDIAEREIAIKAKVDELIEARKVANRIVGEREKAIAYHDVIAPKLDEIRYHIDKLELAVDDRLWTLPKYRELLFIR